The following are encoded together in the Panthera leo isolate Ple1 chromosome B4, P.leo_Ple1_pat1.1, whole genome shotgun sequence genome:
- the RND1 gene encoding rho-related GTP-binding protein Rho6, giving the protein MKERRPPQPVVARCKLVLVGDVQCGKTAMLQVLAKDCYPETYVPTVFENYTACLETEEQRVELSLWDTSGSPYYDNVRPLCYSDSDAVLLCFDISRPETVDSALKKWRTEILDYCPSTRVLLIGCKTDLRTDLSTLMELSHQKQAPISYEQGCAIAKQLGAEIYLEGSAFTSEKSIHSIFRTASMVCLNKPSPVPPKSPVRSLSKRLLHLPSRSELISSTFKKEKAKSCSIM; this is encoded by the exons ATGAAGGAGAGACGGCCCCCCCAGCCAGTCGTGGCCAGATGTAAGCTGGTTCTGGTGGGGGATGTGCAGTGCGGGAAGACAGCGATGTTACAGGTGTTAGCGAAGGACTGCTATCCCGAG ACATATGTGCCCACCGTGTTTGAGAATTACACAGCCTGCTTggagacagaggaacagaggGTGGAGCTCAGTCTCTGGGACACCTCAG GATCTCCCTACTATGACAACGTCCGTCCACTCTGCTATAGCGACTCAGATGCAGTATTACTATGCTTTGATATCAGCCGACCGGAGACAGTGGATAGTGCACTCAAGAAG TGGAGGACAGAAATCCTGGACTATTGTCCTAGCACCCGCGTTTTGCTTATTGGCTGCAAGACAGACCTGCGAACAGACCTGAGCACACTGATGGAGCTGTCCCACCAGAAACAGGCACCTATCTCCTacgagcag GGCTGTGCAATAGCCAAGCAGCTGGGTGCAGAAATCTACCTGGAAGGCTCGGCTTTTACCTCAGAAAAGAGTATCCACAGCATCTTCCGGACAGCGTCCATGGTGTGTCTGAACAAGCCCAGCCCAGTGCCCCCCAAGAGCCCTGTCCGAAGCCTCTCCAAGCGACTGCTTCACCTCCCCAGTCGTTCCGAACTCATCTCTTCTACCTTCAAGAAGGAAAAGGCCAAAAGCTGTTCCATTATGTGA